A window from Montipora capricornis isolate CH-2021 chromosome 7, ASM3666992v2, whole genome shotgun sequence encodes these proteins:
- the LOC138056403 gene encoding beta-1 adrenergic receptor-like, with translation MATDLQSRSVYLVVVEESSLIVLNLLSLMGNTLVCISVYRNTRLRTTTNLYITALAISDLLSTVFVMPLTIGVLISGRWIFGEVGCSFHSFLSLFGMYVSPVTMGLTALNRYVRMCRPEHEYHKFFSRKKSLTLLASVWVFVACYNVLPVVAGVQKSTFVPGYATCSVGHLSETGTLIHYGIVISLFLLTPLTITVFSYVKVAKKMQQHKIETSSLRQTSPIISALEIRISKSLFVVVFAFMICWIPSWIIALVMRLHLVAKIPRNVLLLSSFLLYISNTINPFLYAGMNPCFRREFRKIICKESRNVGDRVNKITPQPDTNDIIQEDKGHFSID, from the coding sequence ATGGCGACTGATCTGCAATCTAGAAGCGTATATTTGGTTGTCGTAGAAGAAAGCTCGTTAATTGTCTTAAACCTTCTGTCCCTTATGGGAAACACCTTGGTTTGCATCTCCGTATACAGAAACACACGATTGCGCACAACAACGAATCTTTATATCACCGCGCTGGCAATAAGTGATTTACTGTCGACCGTGTTTGTAATGCCGTTGACGATTGGCGTCCTTATAAGCGGCCGCTGGATTTTTGGCGAAGTTGGCTGTAGCTTTCAttccttcctttctttgttTGGCATGTACGTTTCACCAGTAACAATGGGGCTAACAGCGCTCAATCGTTATGTGCGAATGTGCAGGCCAGAGCATGAATATCACAAGTTCTTTTCTAGGAAAAAGTCACTGACACTTTTAGCGTCTGTTTGGGTTTTTGTTGCCTGTTATAATGTCCTCCCCGTCGTAGCTGGTGTTCAAAAAAGCACTTTTGTCCCTGGATATGCCACTTGTTCCGTTGGTCATCTCAGCGAAACTGGAACACTGATACACTATGGCATCGTCATCTCATTGTTCCTTTTAACACCTTTAACAATCACCGTTTTTAGCTACGTAAAAGTTGCGAAAAAGATGCAACAGCACAAAATCGAAACGTCGTCCTTGAGACAAACCTCACCAATCATTAGTGCCCTAGAGATAAGAATTAGTAAATCTCTATTCGTAGTTGTTTTCGCTTTTATGATCTGTTGGATTCCTTCTTGGATCATTGCCCTTGTAATGCGCCTACACTTGGTTGCAAAGATACCACGAAACGTACTGCTGCTAAGTTCGTTTTTGCTTTACATATCCAATACAATCAATCCATTTCTTTACGCTGGTATGAACCCTTGTTTCAGACGAGAATTCCGGAAGATTATTTGTAAGGAAAGCAGGAATGTTGGGGATCGCGTAAATAAAATAACCCCTCAGCCAGATACGAATGACATTATTCAAGAAGACAAAGGTCATTTCTCGATTGATTAA